In Ostrea edulis chromosome 6, xbOstEdul1.1, whole genome shotgun sequence, a single window of DNA contains:
- the LOC125648006 gene encoding sulfotransferase 1E1-like isoform X1 has translation MEETDKKPEMIVFEGMALPPFPPLKQDAKKRLEEIRNLECRKDDVILVAFPKSGTHWVWEIVCMLLKNKAEYVKEIKEFSFLESIPDIKALDDIASPRALNTHAPYRWLPKQHLENGGKIIHVVRNPKDIAVSMFFHLGNSKDRPRPTDFKTFCEMLYMGPVPPYGGWYAFEKEYEQAKEKETLAAIFTVHYESIKKNPIQEIKRLAKYLDVDVKDDVVAEIADKCSFRKLKEADATLKDYSVMTKVNPKAKEALSKMYRKGEIGDWKNHFTVAMNERFDARFKEEMKDSKIEVQFE, from the exons ATGGAGGAAACAGATAAAAAACCGGAAATGATTGTGTTCGAGGGAATGGCTTTACCACCCTTTCCTCCATTAAAACAGGATGCCAAGAAAAGATTAGAAGAAATACGGAACCTGGAATGCAGAAAGGACGACGTCATACTGGTTGCCTTTCCGAAATCAg gTACTCACTGGGTCTGGGAAATTGTCTGCATGCTACttaaaaataaagctgaatATGTCAAGGAAATAAAAGAATTCAGCTTTTTGGAATCCATACCAGACATAAAGGCACTGGACGATATTGCTTCTCCTAGAGCTCTCAACACGCATGCTCCGTACAGATGGCTTCCAAAACAGCACTTGGAAAATGGTGGAAAGATTATCCATGTTGTAAGAAATCCGAAAGATATTGCTGTGTCAATGTTCTTTCATTTAGGTAATTCTAAGGATCGTCCAAGACCGACTGATTTCAAAACGTTTTGTGAAATGTTATACATGGGACCAG TTCCGCCATACGGGGGCTGGTATGCGTTTGAAAAGGAATATGAACAAGCGAAGGAGAAGGAAACGCTCGCGGCCATTTTTACGGTGCACTATGAGAGTATTAAAAAG AATCCAATACAAGAAATCAAGCGACTAGCTAAATATTTGGACGTTGATGTGAAAGACGATGTTGTGGCTGAAATAGCTGATAAATGTAGCTTTAGGAAACTGAAAGAAGCGGATGCAACATTGAAAGATTACTCAGTAATGACCAAAGTTAACCCCAAAGCCAAAGAAGCGTTGTCAAAAATGTATCGAAAAG GAGAGATCGGTGATTGGAAGAACCATTTTACAGTGGCTATGAATGAACGATTTGATGCAAGGTTCAAGGAGGAAATGAAAGACTCTAAAATTGAAGTACAGTTTGAATGA
- the LOC125648006 gene encoding sulfotransferase 1E1-like isoform X2: MSFPTKTDSAGIALLVDNYIQILLNGTHWVWEIVCMLLKNKAEYVKEIKEFSFLESIPDIKALDDIASPRALNTHAPYRWLPKQHLENGGKIIHVVRNPKDIAVSMFFHLGNSKDRPRPTDFKTFCEMLYMGPVPPYGGWYAFEKEYEQAKEKETLAAIFTVHYESIKKNPIQEIKRLAKYLDVDVKDDVVAEIADKCSFRKLKEADATLKDYSVMTKVNPKAKEALSKMYRKGEIGDWKNHFTVAMNERFDARFKEEMKDSKIEVQFE; the protein is encoded by the exons ATGAGCTTTCCAACGAAAACGGATTCTGCCGGGATTGCTTTGTTGGTGGATAATTACATCCAAATTTTACTTAATG gTACTCACTGGGTCTGGGAAATTGTCTGCATGCTACttaaaaataaagctgaatATGTCAAGGAAATAAAAGAATTCAGCTTTTTGGAATCCATACCAGACATAAAGGCACTGGACGATATTGCTTCTCCTAGAGCTCTCAACACGCATGCTCCGTACAGATGGCTTCCAAAACAGCACTTGGAAAATGGTGGAAAGATTATCCATGTTGTAAGAAATCCGAAAGATATTGCTGTGTCAATGTTCTTTCATTTAGGTAATTCTAAGGATCGTCCAAGACCGACTGATTTCAAAACGTTTTGTGAAATGTTATACATGGGACCAG TTCCGCCATACGGGGGCTGGTATGCGTTTGAAAAGGAATATGAACAAGCGAAGGAGAAGGAAACGCTCGCGGCCATTTTTACGGTGCACTATGAGAGTATTAAAAAG AATCCAATACAAGAAATCAAGCGACTAGCTAAATATTTGGACGTTGATGTGAAAGACGATGTTGTGGCTGAAATAGCTGATAAATGTAGCTTTAGGAAACTGAAAGAAGCGGATGCAACATTGAAAGATTACTCAGTAATGACCAAAGTTAACCCCAAAGCCAAAGAAGCGTTGTCAAAAATGTATCGAAAAG GAGAGATCGGTGATTGGAAGAACCATTTTACAGTGGCTATGAATGAACGATTTGATGCAAGGTTCAAGGAGGAAATGAAAGACTCTAAAATTGAAGTACAGTTTGAATGA
- the LOC125648005 gene encoding sulfotransferase 1B1-like has translation MEGNGEPPRLIEFDGMALPPFLPLKQDAKKRFEEIRNLECRKDDVILAVFPKSGTHWVWEIACMLLKNKAEYTKETKEFLFLEAIPDISLVDNIPSPRPLNTHVPYRWLPKQHIENGGKIIHVLRNPKDVAVSMYHHFDNTKEFGEVPDFKTFYEAQYLGPVKPFGGWFAYEKEFEEAEANDTRGTIFTVHYESMKKNPIEETKRLAKFLDVDVNDEIIAEIAEKCSFRKLKEANATVKDHSRLSKLHPNAREIMMKMYRKGEIGDWKNHFTVAMNEQFDAKFKEEMKDSKIQVQYE, from the exons ATGGAGGGAAATGGCGAACCGCCCCGACTTATTGAGTTTGATGGAATGGCTTTACCACCATTTCTTCCATTAAAACAGGATGCCAAGAAAAGATTTGAAGAAATACGGAATCTAGAATGCAGAAAAGACGATGTCATACTGGCAGTCTTTCCTAAGTCAG GTACTCATTGGGTATGGGAAATTGCCTGCATGTTACTCAAAAACAAAGCCGAATATACGAAGGAAACCAAAGAGTTTTTGTTTTTGGAAGCCATACCAGATATAAGCCTCGTGGACAACATTCCCTCTCCAAGGCCACTTAATACGCATGTTCCCTATAGGTGGCTCCCGAAGCAGCATATAGAAAATGGCGGAAAGATTATCCACGTCCTGAGGAATCCCAAAGATGTTGCTGTGTCTATGTATCATCATTTTGACAATACTAAAGAATTTGGAGAAGTTCCAGACTTCAAAACATTTTATGAGGCTCAATACTTGGGACCAg TGAAACCTTTCGGAGGCTGGTTTGCGTATGAAAAGGAATTTGAAGAAGCGGAAGCAAATGACACACGGGGTACCATTTTTACAGTGCATTATGAGAGCATGAAAAAG AATCCGATAGAGGAAACCAAACGACTAGCCAAATTTCTAGACGTTGATGTGAACGATGAAATTATAGCTGAAATAGCTGAAAAATGCAGCTTTAGGAAACTGAAAGAAGCCAATGCTACGGTCAAAGATCACTCACGGTTATCAAAACTTCATCCAAATGCCCGtgaaataatgatgaaaatgtaTCGTAAAG GAGAGATCGGTGATTGGAAGAACCATTTTACAGTGGCTATGAATGAACAATTTGATGCAAAGTTCAAGGAAGAAATGAAAGACTCTAAAATTCAAGTGCAATACGAATGA